GTGAGAAGCGGGGCGCTCACAGCTTCACCCGCGGATCGACGGCGACGGTGGCGATGTCGGCGATGAAGTTCACCAGCACGGTGGCGCAGGCGAACACCATGGCGACGCCCTGTACCACCATGTAATCCCTTGAGAAAATCGCCCGGACCAGAAGCTGGCCCATGCCCGGCAGGGCGAAGATGCTCTCGATCACCACGCTGCCGCCGATCAGCCAGCCAATGTTCACCGCCAGCAGATTGATCGAGGGGGCGATGGCGTTCGGCAGCACATGGCGCCAGAACACGATGGATTCCGGCATGCCGCGCGCCCGCGCGGCCGTCGCGACATCGGACCGGAGCCAGTCGATCATCGCCGCCCGCAGCGAGCGCAGCAGCACGGTGGAGAGCGACAGGGCAATGGTGAGCGCCGGCAAGGCGAGGTGGGCGAGCTTGTCGCCCAGCGTGTCGCCGTATCCTGATACCGGAAAGATCGGCACGGTGACGGCGAGCAGGATGATGAGCATCAGCCCGAGCCAGAAGGGCGGAAAGCCGATGCCGAAGGTCGAGACGACGCGGATGGCGTGGTCGATCGGCCGGCCCTGATTGCGCGCGGCGAGCGCGGCGAGCGGCACGGCGATCAGGATGGAGAGCACCACGCTCGCCAGCACCAGCGCCAGCGTCGGCTCGATGCGGGTCGCGATCAGCCGGAGCACATCAATCTTGTAGACGATGGAAGTGCCCATCTCGCCATGGGCGAGGTTGCGGAGAAAATAGAGATATTGCAGCCAGATAGGCTCATCGAGCCCATATTGCGCGCGGATGTTGGCGATCGCCGTCGGCGTCGCCCGCGCGCCCAGCAGCACCCGCGCCGGATCGCCGGGGATCAGCCGCACCAGGATGAAGGTGACGAGGCTGACGCCGAAGATCACCGGCAGAAACTGCAGCGGGCGCCGGAGGATGAAGGAATAGCGGTGCATGTCCGGGATGCGTCACGCGCCCGAGGCGCTGGCGAGGAAATCAAGGAGGACCGGGTAGTAGCCGGCCGGGTTCTCATAGAACGGCATATGGCTGGCATTGAGCACGAGATTGAGCCGCGCCTGAGGTAGGGCGTGCTTCATTTTCATCGCGCAGGCCGGCGTCAGCTCGTCCCGCTCGCCGACCACGATCAGCGTCGGTACGGTGATGCGGTGCAGATCCGGGATGCGGTTCCAGTCCTTGAGATTGCCGGTGTAGAGGAACTCGTTCGGGCCCTGCATGGTCATGTAGGGGCCCATGTTCCAGTCATCCAGCGAGCGCTTCACCGGGGCCGGCCATTCCGGCAGGCGGCAGACATGGCGGTAATTTAATAGGGTGATCGCTGCCTGATATTCCGGGTGGTCGAAGGTGCCGGCCGCCTCATGCTTCTGCATCATGGCGACCGTCTCCGGCCCCAGCGCCGCACGCAGCTTTTCCAGCTCGCTGACGAGATGCGGCATGTCCGCCACCGTGTCGGCAAGGATCAGGCTTTTCAACGCGTTAGGATAGGTCAGCGCGTAGTCGATGGCGAGCCAGCCGCCCCAGCTATGGCCGAGCAAATGAACCCGCCCGAGGCCGAGCGTCGTGCGCACCGCCTCGACTTCCTCGACATAGCGGGCAATGGTCCACAGCCCCTCATCGGTCGGCCGGTCCGAGGCGCCGGTGCCGAGCTGGTCAAATGTTACCACCCGGTAGCCTTGGTCGATCAGGCAGGAATGCGCCTCGCGCAGATAGTCGCAGGGCAGGCCCGGCCCGCCATTCAGCAGCAGCACCGTCTCCGCGCCCGTGCCGAAGCTGTAGGTGACGATCCGGTGGCCATCGACCGTGATGTCCTGCCGCTGGTCCGGCTCGATCTCGCGCCACATGGTGCTGCCAATCCCTGCTCAACAATGAGGCATGCTCAATTCCTAGAGAAAACAGGAGTCCAAACCAGCTATCAGAAGTGATAGGTTCAGCGGCTGTCGCAGCAGGAAGGCGCATCACGATGGGCGTGCAGAGCGCAACACATATCGAGGCCATGGAGGCGCGGTTCGGTGCCGCCAAGTCCTTGGGCGCGCAGGTGGATATCCTGTTTGAGGCGGTCGGCGCGCTCGGCTTCGACACGCTGATCTACGACTACACGCCGGCCCGCTACGACCTCAGCGGGCAGCAGATGCTGCCGACCGTTCTGGAGCTGCGCAATGTCGACGAGACCATGCGCGACTACTGGTTCGGCCACGGCTATTTCCGGCTCGATCCGGTGCAGAAGGTCGCGCTCGGCACCACCCGCCCCTTCGTGTGGAACTACGACAAGCGGGCGCAGACGCTGATCAGCCGCTTCATGACCGAGGACGCCGCGCCGGTGGCCGACTTCCTCACGGAGCGCGGGCTGAGCGCCGGTGTTACCGTACCGATCCATCTGCCCGGCGGCGACTACGCGACGGTGACCGGCATTCGCTGCGGCGACGGGCGCTTCACCGAGCGCGAGGCCCCCGCCTGCCTCGGCGATTTCGGCCTGATCGCCCACCTCTTCCAGCACGCCGCCCAGAATCGCAGCGTCGAAGGCCGCATCGAAGGCCTGCCGCATCTTACCGTTCGCGAGCGCGAATGCCTGCGCCACGCCGCCGACGGGCTCTCGGCCAAGGAGATTTCCCGCGTTCTCGGCCGCTCCGTGCCGACGGTGGTGATGCATCTCAACGCCGCCATGCGAAAGCTGGAAGCCAAGAACCGCACCCAGGCCGCCGTGCGCGCCGCCCGGCTGCGGCTGCTCGACTAGAACCCCTCACTTCTGATAGCTGCCGCGCCCGGCCGCGACTTTCTATTTTCCTGCGCTATCGAACGATGAGCCGCAGGAGAATCGGCATGAGTGCCGTGGCGAGCATGGAAGGGCGCATGCCCTTCCGGGGTTACGAGACCTGGTACCGCGTGACGGGCGATCTCGGCAGCGGACCCCTGCCGCTGTTGGTGGCCCATGGCGGGCCGGGCTGCACCCATGACTATGTCGATTCCTTCAAGGAAATCAGCGCTCTGGATGGCCGCGCCGTCATCCATTACGACCAGCTCGGCAATGGCAAGTCGACCCATTTGCCGGAGAAGGGGCCGGACTTCTGGACGGTCGATCTGTTCCTCGCCGAGCTCGACGCCCTGCTCGCCCATCTCGGCATTGCCGGCCGCTACGCCTTTCTCGGCCAGTCCTGGGGCGGCATGCTGGGCGCCGAGCACGCCGTGCGCCGGCCGGCCGGGCTGAAGGCCCTCGTCATCGCCAATTCGCCCGCCAACATGCACACCTGGGTATCTGAGGCGAACCGGCTGCGCCGCGACCTGCCGGCCGACGTGCAGGCGACGCTCATGAAGCATGAGGCGGCGGGCACGCTGACCGATCCGGAATATATTACCGCATCCCGCGTGTTCTACGACCGGCATGTGTGCCGCGTGACGCCCTGGCCGGAGGATGTCGCGCGCACCTTCGCGGCGATGGACGTGGACAACACGGTCTACCGCAACATGAACGGGCCGACGGAATTCCACGTCATCGGCACGATGAAGGCCTGGACCATCGAGGACCGGCTGCACCTCGTTGAGGCGCCGACGCTGCTGATCTCCGGCGCATATGACGAAGCGACACCCGAAGTGGTGCGACCCTACCGCGAGCGCGTGCCGAACTGCACCTGGACGCTGTTCCCGGACTCCAGCCACATGCCGCATGTGGAAGAAAAGGAAGCGTGCCTGAAGGCCGTCTCCGAGTTCCTGAAGACGCACGACTGAGCGACGCGACCTCCTCAGAACGCCCTGAAGTCAAAGCTATTCTGCCGGGGTGCTCGCGCTCACCCCGTCAGGCGCGGATAGCCGGGCTGTCAGGGTTGGACGGCGGCGCAAGAGCCATCGCCGCTACCAGCCGGGCGCCTTCCATGGCGCGGCCGATGCGCTCCAGGCTACGCCAGTCCAGCGCGCCGCTCGCCTCTCCGAGATAGACCGCCCAGATGCGGGGCGGCAGCGGCGGCCCACTCATTTCCGCCTCGAGATGGCGGGCGAGACGGGTTATCTCCTCTGCCGGGATCCCACCGTCGGCCTCATCCTCGTCGAAACAGTCGCCGCACATCACTCAGCCCTCGAAGGCCAGAAGGTCGAGCCCGCGGTCGCGGTCCAGCACGGCGACGATGCCGCGCGGATCGACATCGACATCGTTGCTCTGCGGCGCCGTGTGACCGGCCGCCGGCGCGGGGATGAAATGGCCGACCTCGCGCGGTTCCTCGGGATTGGCGAGGTCGATCACCCGCAGACCACCGGAAAACCAGCTCGCGAAGACCAGGCTGCCAACCTGCCGCTCCTGGAACTGGTGCGCGCCGAAGCGCCCGCCGGCCCGCGCATAGGGCGAAGCGCTCTCCGCGACGTGGAAGGTGGAAATCGACCGCAGCGCCGCCGGATCGGAGGCGTCCATCACCCAGAGGAAGGCATGCGGCTGGCCGGGGGTATGGTCATGCTCCTCGTCGATCATCAGCGCGATGTCCCGCCCGGCGATCGGCGCGGCGAGACGGAACAGCGTGTGCGTCGGCTCGGGAAAGGGCGGGTGGTAATTATAGCTGCCGAGCGTGCGCGGTCGCGTGATGTCCGCCACGTCGATGGTGAAGGCGCCCGCGTACCAGCACGATGCCCACATTATGTCGCCGACGCGCAGCGCGTGGTGCAGGCGGTGGCGCTGGCCGGACCAACTGGGCGTCTCGCCCGCCGCGACATGCTGGCCGGGCATGTGCCAGCGGGAAACCTCGCGCGGCCGGGTCGGGTCGGCGAGGTCGTAGATGACGAGGATGTTGCCGATATAGCCCGTCATCTCCGTGGAGATGTAGGCGTAGCGCTCGTCCATGTCGAAGCGGTGGACGCCGATGCCGCCGGTCTTCACATAGGCAAGCTCCCGCGGATTGGCGGGATCGGCGATGTCCCACACGCGGAAGCCACCGGCCTCATAGCCGCGCGCGAGCCCGGCGCGCAGCTCCGGCAGGTCGGACGGCGCCACGCCGAGCGCGGCCGCCAGCTCAACCTCCGAGGGCGCGTGGCCGAGACGCGCCGTCAGTTCGGTCGCGGCCGCCTCCAGCCGTTCGCCCTTGCGGTAAAAATGCCGGCGGTGGCGCTCGACATTGGTGATCATCAGATCGCCCGCCACCTTCACCTTGTGGGTGTGGGAGAACGGGTCCGGCGGCGCCAGCCGGGCGACGATCCGTGGCGAGGAGGGGTCGCGTATGTCGAGGATGGTCGTGCCATCGGGCGGCGACATGTGGCCGATGAAGGCGTAGCCGTCCTTGATCGTCACCTCGCCCCCGCCCGGCAAATCGAGCCGGGCGAGCGGGCGGATATTGGCGCTGGCGAGCGGCGTCGCGGGGTTGTGCAGGGTCATCGGCTAGCCCTCACGCGGCGGCGATGCGGGTGGCGCGGTTGCGCCGCCACTGCACGATGGAGGGGATGGCGAGGGAGATGGCGAGCGCCGCCCACAGGATGTTGCCGACCGGCGAGGAGAAGAACACCCACGGATCATTGCCGCTGATGCGCAGCGCCCGCATGACGTTGGCCTCCAGCATCGGGCCGAGGATCACCCCGATCAGCAGCGCGACGACGTTGAAGCCGGTCTTGCGGCAGACATAGCCGATGGCGCCGAACAGCAGCGTGAGCCACAGATCGAACATATAGGCGCGCGGGGCGAAGGCGCCGACGAGGGTGAAGGCGATGATGATCGGCGCCAGCACCGGGGTCGGGATCATCACCAGCTTGGAGACCCAGCGGGTCAGCGGCAGGGTGGTGAACAGCATCACCGCATAGGCGACCAGCATGGTGATGAACACGCCATAGCCGAGGCCGGGGTTCTGGATGAACAGGCGCGGCCCGAGCTGCACGCCGTGATAGGTCATCACGATCAGCATCACCGCCGCCGTCGTGCCGCCGGGCACGCCGATGACGAGCAGCGGGATCAGGTCGCCCGAAGCGCAACCATTATTCGCCGATTCCGGGGCGATGACGCCCTCGGGAATGCCAGTGCCGTATTTCTCCGGCGTCTTCGAATAGAGCCGTGATTGCTGGTAGGCGACGAAGGCGGCGATGGAGGCGCCCGCGCCCGGCACGATGCCGATGATGAGGCCGATGATGCCGGTCCAGATCATATGCCAGGTGCGCTGGAACGACATGACCACGCCTTCCCAGGTCTCCTTCCAGCCCGACTGCTTCATCATCTGCATGCCGGTTTCGCTGAGCACGGAGCTCTGCTCCATCATGATCAGCGCCTCGGAGATGGCGAAGACGCCGATCAGCACGGCGATCAGCGGCACGCCGTCATACAGCTCGATGAAGCCGAACGTGCCGCGCGGCGTGGAGTAAATGTGGTCCGCGCCGATGGCGCCGATCAGCAGGCCGAGGAAGCCGGCGATCAGACCTTTGAGCATGTTGTCGGAGGCGACCGAGGCGATCAGCGTGATGCCGAACAGCAGGATCACCACCATCTCGACGCTGTGCATGTAGTAGGCGAGGCGCGCGATATAGGGCAGCAGGAAGATCGACATCAGCGCCGTGACCATGCCGCCCACCGTGGAGGCGACGAAGGAGAGCACCAGCGCCTGCTGGCCAAGCCCCTTCTTGGCCATGGGATAGCCATCGAGGCATGTGGCCGCCGATCCGCCATTGCCGGGAATGTTGAGCAGGATCGAGGTGATGCCGCCGCCCATATGCGAGGCGACGAACAGCGACACCATGAAGATCATGGCGACGTCCACATCCACCGCCAGGGTGAAGGGCAGCAGCATGATGATGGTGTTGGCCGAGCCGAAGCCCGGCATGGCGCCGATGATGATGCCGATGGTCGTCGCGATGACGATCAGCCAGAGATAGCTGAAATTCAGCAGGAACTGGTCGGCGAGCAGGCTGAAGCTCAGATTCATGACGGCCCCCTCTGGCGGCTCACAGGCCGGTCAGCGCCGCGACGAGGCGCTCGAAGGGGCCGGTCGGAAACGCGGTGCGCAGGATCAGGATGAAGAGGATGTAGCCGCCGAGCGCCAGCGCGCCGGCGGTAATCGCGGCATTGCGCGCGCTCATGCGCTGCAGCCAGAGGAAGGCGAAGAACAGGAACAGGAAGGTGGAGATGGTGAAGCCCGCCCAGGGGATGATCGCCACCGAAGCGACGGTCAGGGCGAACAGGGCGCCGCGGATGATGGCGAGCTGGCGCGTCTCCCACAGGCTGCGCCATTCCACATAGTGTGTCCCGCGCGCCAGCCCGATCACCGTGCGCAAGGCGAAGATGCCGATGAGCAGGAACAGCACCACGGCGCAGAACACGCCGGAGACCTTGGCCTCCCAGTCGAGATCCTTGATCGAATAGAGGTAATAGGTGGCGAAGGCGGCGCCGAGGCCGGGGATGATCCAGTCGGCACCGGTCGCGACCTTGCCGTCACGGTTCTCATTCATGGCGATGTCCTGCGCGGGTGATGCGGAAAAAGCCCGGACCCGCCGGGCAGGACGCCGCCGCAGAGGCGGCTGCGGGACCGCGGGGGCCCCGCACGCGGCGCGCGTCAGCTCAGCCCTTGGAGGCCGTCAGCAACGGGCGGAACCGCTCGGCGAGTTCCACGAACTCCTTCGCCGATTCCTGGCAGGACGCGGCGTCGCCATACTGGATGAACTCCCAGGGCGTGCCGGCCTTCTCCGCCACCGTCTTGTACTCCGGATCGGCGAAGACCTGCTGGAACGTGTCGGAGAGCTTCTTCACCCGGTCGGGATAGGCCTCGACCGCCTTGGTGTGGATGGCGATGGCGCGCTGGCCGGAGAGCGGGGGAATCTTGGTGCCGAGCGCCTGATTCACCGGCGGGGCATTGTTGGTCAGCTCCGGGGTCCGGTTGGTCTCGTTGAACACGGTGAGGAAGCGCGCCTGATCGCCGAGCCCCAGCGAGGAGGACAGGAAGGTCGCGCAACCATCGACCTCGCCGGTGATCGCCGCCGAACGAGCCGGCCCGCCGCCGCCATAGGGGATCATGCGCACCTTCATGCCGGTGGCCTCCGCCAGCGCCAGCGCGCCGATGGTGGACGGGTGCGGCAGGCGGCTGGTGGAGAGGGTGATCTCGCGCTTCTTGCCCTCTTCGACCAGATCGCCAATGGTCTTGAACTTGCTGTTACCGGCAACCCAGATTACCGAATCATCGACATCCATGCTGCCGATATAGGTGAAATCTTCCGGGTACTTGTACTTGACCTTCTGGGTCGCGTACATGATCATTTCCGGCCCGATATTCCCAAAGAGAATATTGTAGGCATCCGGCTCACGCTTGGAGACGAAGACCTCGTAGCCGACCTGCCCGGAGGCGCCGGGGAAGTAGGAATACTCGAAATTGGCGCCGAGATACTTAGCCCAGATGCGATTGAAGGCGCGCGCCGCCTGATCGACGCCACCGCCCTCCCCGGTCGGGATCAGCACCTGCATGTTCTTGGTCGGGAACCCGTCGGCGGCCTGGGCGCGCGGGAGCGCGAGGCTCGGCCCGAGAGCCGCAAGGGCGCCCGCGCCGACGAGAATCTGACGACGATCGAAAGTGATGGTCATTGGCTTCCTCCCGAGGCGCTGGACGCGCCGTGATCTTGCCGGACCGTTCACGGCCCGCCGGCTGGATCGAACCATACCGATTTTTATTTGGTTATATATTGGTTGAATTTGGAGTCAACCGTTTCGGCGCAAAACTGCCCTTCTCATGAGAACTGCGCCTGATAACGGGCCGCCTAAGCTGAACCAATGTGATATTGGTTTGGTCAATCTGGTATAAGGTGGGCCGCGAACATGGCGCGTTTCCCGCCTCTTTAGGGGGAACCGCCGCTGGCGGTGACATGTTAGGCTGGCAGCCGCGCCCTTATCGCTGCCGGGCGCGGCGGATAGGACGGGGGCCCGGTGCCGAACAAGGATGAGAGCGCGCTCGGCGCGGCGGTGCAGTCGCCGCTCGTCACCTCGCCGGCAAACGGCACCTGGATCGGCGTGGCGGTGGCGCTGTCGCTGCTGATTGTCGCCAGCTTCGCCCTGACCATGCCGTTTGCGCGGCTGCCGACCTATCACACGGAGATGCTGCTGCCCGCCTATGCGGCGGCGATCCTGCTGCTCGAACTCATCACCGCCGCGCTGCTCTTCGCGCTCTACAGCCTGCGCCGTTCGCCGGCGCTGCTCTGTCTCGCCTCGGGCTATCTGTTCTCGGCCCTGCTGGTGCCGGCCTGGGCCATCTCCTTTCCCGGCGTGTTCACGGCCTACGGCATCGACATGGGCCTGCAGACCACGGCCGCCATCGCCGCGCTGCGCCGGATCGGTTTTCCGCTGTTCGTGCTCGCCTACGCGCTGGCCCCACGCGCGACGCGGGCCAGCACCGCCACCGGCCACCACATCGCCCTCAGCCTGACCCTCGTCCTCGGCGGCGCCGCGCTATTGCTGGCGGCAATCATCTCGGGGAGCGAGGCACTGCCGCTCTTCATGCGGGATAGCCGCAACGTCGCGACCCTCTG
Above is a window of Ancylobacter sp. WKF20 DNA encoding:
- a CDS encoding ABC transporter permease, producing MHRYSFILRRPLQFLPVIFGVSLVTFILVRLIPGDPARVLLGARATPTAIANIRAQYGLDEPIWLQYLYFLRNLAHGEMGTSIVYKIDVLRLIATRIEPTLALVLASVVLSILIAVPLAALAARNQGRPIDHAIRVVSTFGIGFPPFWLGLMLIILLAVTVPIFPVSGYGDTLGDKLAHLALPALTIALSLSTVLLRSLRAAMIDWLRSDVATAARARGMPESIVFWRHVLPNAIAPSINLLAVNIGWLIGGSVVIESIFALPGMGQLLVRAIFSRDYMVVQGVAMVFACATVLVNFIADIATVAVDPRVKL
- a CDS encoding proline iminopeptidase-family hydrolase, producing the protein MWREIEPDQRQDITVDGHRIVTYSFGTGAETVLLLNGGPGLPCDYLREAHSCLIDQGYRVVTFDQLGTGASDRPTDEGLWTIARYVEEVEAVRTTLGLGRVHLLGHSWGGWLAIDYALTYPNALKSLILADTVADMPHLVSELEKLRAALGPETVAMMQKHEAAGTFDHPEYQAAITLLNYRHVCRLPEWPAPVKRSLDDWNMGPYMTMQGPNEFLYTGNLKDWNRIPDLHRITVPTLIVVGERDELTPACAMKMKHALPQARLNLVLNASHMPFYENPAGYYPVLLDFLASASGA
- a CDS encoding LuxR family transcriptional regulator, with the translated sequence MGVQSATHIEAMEARFGAAKSLGAQVDILFEAVGALGFDTLIYDYTPARYDLSGQQMLPTVLELRNVDETMRDYWFGHGYFRLDPVQKVALGTTRPFVWNYDKRAQTLISRFMTEDAAPVADFLTERGLSAGVTVPIHLPGGDYATVTGIRCGDGRFTEREAPACLGDFGLIAHLFQHAAQNRSVEGRIEGLPHLTVRERECLRHAADGLSAKEISRVLGRSVPTVVMHLNAAMRKLEAKNRTQAAVRAARLRLLD
- a CDS encoding proline iminopeptidase-family hydrolase; this translates as MSAVASMEGRMPFRGYETWYRVTGDLGSGPLPLLVAHGGPGCTHDYVDSFKEISALDGRAVIHYDQLGNGKSTHLPEKGPDFWTVDLFLAELDALLAHLGIAGRYAFLGQSWGGMLGAEHAVRRPAGLKALVIANSPANMHTWVSEANRLRRDLPADVQATLMKHEAAGTLTDPEYITASRVFYDRHVCRVTPWPEDVARTFAAMDVDNTVYRNMNGPTEFHVIGTMKAWTIEDRLHLVEAPTLLISGAYDEATPEVVRPYRERVPNCTWTLFPDSSHMPHVEEKEACLKAVSEFLKTHD
- a CDS encoding RNA polymerase subunit sigma-70, producing the protein MTLHNPATPLASANIRPLARLDLPGGGEVTIKDGYAFIGHMSPPDGTTILDIRDPSSPRIVARLAPPDPFSHTHKVKVAGDLMITNVERHRRHFYRKGERLEAAATELTARLGHAPSEVELAAALGVAPSDLPELRAGLARGYEAGGFRVWDIADPANPRELAYVKTGGIGVHRFDMDERYAYISTEMTGYIGNILVIYDLADPTRPREVSRWHMPGQHVAAGETPSWSGQRHRLHHALRVGDIMWASCWYAGAFTIDVADITRPRTLGSYNYHPPFPEPTHTLFRLAAPIAGRDIALMIDEEHDHTPGQPHAFLWVMDASDPAALRSISTFHVAESASPYARAGGRFGAHQFQERQVGSLVFASWFSGGLRVIDLANPEEPREVGHFIPAPAAGHTAPQSNDVDVDPRGIVAVLDRDRGLDLLAFEG
- a CDS encoding tripartite tricarboxylate transporter permease: MNLSFSLLADQFLLNFSYLWLIVIATTIGIIIGAMPGFGSANTIIMLLPFTLAVDVDVAMIFMVSLFVASHMGGGITSILLNIPGNGGSAATCLDGYPMAKKGLGQQALVLSFVASTVGGMVTALMSIFLLPYIARLAYYMHSVEMVVILLFGITLIASVASDNMLKGLIAGFLGLLIGAIGADHIYSTPRGTFGFIELYDGVPLIAVLIGVFAISEALIMMEQSSVLSETGMQMMKQSGWKETWEGVVMSFQRTWHMIWTGIIGLIIGIVPGAGASIAAFVAYQQSRLYSKTPEKYGTGIPEGVIAPESANNGCASGDLIPLLVIGVPGGTTAAVMLIVMTYHGVQLGPRLFIQNPGLGYGVFITMLVAYAVMLFTTLPLTRWVSKLVMIPTPVLAPIIIAFTLVGAFAPRAYMFDLWLTLLFGAIGYVCRKTGFNVVALLIGVILGPMLEANVMRALRISGNDPWVFFSSPVGNILWAALAISLAIPSIVQWRRNRATRIAAA
- a CDS encoding tripartite tricarboxylate transporter TctB family protein; this encodes MNENRDGKVATGADWIIPGLGAAFATYYLYSIKDLDWEAKVSGVFCAVVLFLLIGIFALRTVIGLARGTHYVEWRSLWETRQLAIIRGALFALTVASVAIIPWAGFTISTFLFLFFAFLWLQRMSARNAAITAGALALGGYILFILILRTAFPTGPFERLVAALTGL
- a CDS encoding tripartite tricarboxylate transporter substrate-binding protein gives rise to the protein MTITFDRRQILVGAGALAALGPSLALPRAQAADGFPTKNMQVLIPTGEGGGVDQAARAFNRIWAKYLGANFEYSYFPGASGQVGYEVFVSKREPDAYNILFGNIGPEMIMYATQKVKYKYPEDFTYIGSMDVDDSVIWVAGNSKFKTIGDLVEEGKKREITLSTSRLPHPSTIGALALAEATGMKVRMIPYGGGGPARSAAITGEVDGCATFLSSSLGLGDQARFLTVFNETNRTPELTNNAPPVNQALGTKIPPLSGQRAIAIHTKAVEAYPDRVKKLSDTFQQVFADPEYKTVAEKAGTPWEFIQYGDAASCQESAKEFVELAERFRPLLTASKG